ATATCAGCCTCTTGTCACGGATATCAACATTTTAGAGGAAGAAATTCAAAGCCTCTCGGATGATCAGTTGCGGGCGAAGACAGGAGAATTTAAGGAAAAATTAGCCAAAGCTCGAAACCGAGACGACGAAAATCAAATCCTCGATGAAATTCTCCCCGAAGCCTTTGCGGTGGTTCGAGAAGCTGGAAAGCGAGTTTTGGGGATGCGACACTTTGATGTCCAACTCCTAGGTGGCATTATTCTACACACGGGGCAAATTGCCGAGATGAAAACCGGGGAAGGTAAAACCCTGGTTTCCACCCTTCCCGCCTATCTCAACGCTTTAACGGGAAAAGGAGTTCACGTCATCACCGTTAACGATTATCTCGCCCGTCGGGACGCGGAATGGATGGGACAAATTCATCGTTTCCTTGGCTTGAGTGTAGGGCTTATCCAACAAGATATGAGTCCCGATGCGCGCAAAAAAAACTACAACTGTGATGTTACTTACGGAACAAACAGTGAAATGGGGTTTGATTACCTGCGCGACAACATGGCAACTTCAATGGATGAAGTGGTGCAGCGCCCCTTTAACTATTGCATTATTGACGAAGTAGACTCGGTTTTAGTCGATGAAGCTCGGACACCGTTAATTATTTCCGGTCAAGTGGAACGTCCGAGTCAAAAATATATGCGGGCGGCGGAAGTTGCCCAAATGATGCTAAAAGAAGAACATTATGAAGTGGATGAAAAAGGCCGTAATGTTCTGATGACCGATGAAGGGTTTGCTAGAGCAGAAGAACTATTTGGGGTTCAAGATTTATATGATCCCAATGATCCTTGGGCACACTTTGTTTTTAATGCTCTAAAAGCCAAAGAATTATTTATTAAAGACGTTAACTATATTGTGGGCGGTGGGGAAGTCATTATTGTTGATGAATTTACCGGACGGGTGATGCCGGGACGGCGTTGGAGTGACGGGTTGCACCAAGCTATTGAAGCGAAAGAACGGGTGGATATTCAACCGGAAACCCAAACTTTAGCCACCATTACTTATCAAAATTTCTTCCTGTTATATCCGAAATTATCGGGGATGACGGGAACGGCAAAAACCGAAGAAGCGGAATTTGAACGTATCTATAATTTGCAAGTTACTATTATTCCGACTAACCGGGTTACGGGACGGCAAGATTTACCTGATGTGGTGTATAAAACCGAGGAAGGAAAATGGACTTCTATTGCCGAAGAATGCGCCGATTTGCATAAAGAAGGTCGCCCGGTTTTAGTGGGAACCACCAGCGTTGAAAAGTCAGAAATTCTGTCTAATTTATTACAACAACGCAAAATTCCCCATAATTTATTAAATGCTAAACCGGAAAACGTAGAACGGGAATCAGAAATTATTGCCCAAGCCGGACGCAAAGGGGCTGTAACTATTTCCACTAACATGGCTGGACGAGGAACGGATATTATTTTAGGGGGAAATGCGGAATTTATGGGGCGGCTAAAAATGCGCGAGTATTTGATGCCAAAAATTGTTAAACCCGATGATGAACGGGAATTAGCGATCGCGGGTGTACCCGGTAGTCGTCGCCCCGCCGCCCAGGGATTTGATATGAGTAAAAAACCGAAAACCTGGAAAGTGGCGACGCAATTATTCCCCACAGAATTATCAAAATCT
This is a stretch of genomic DNA from Planktothrix tepida PCC 9214. It encodes these proteins:
- the secA gene encoding preprotein translocase subunit SecA, producing MLKALLGDPNARKLKKYQPLVTDINILEEEIQSLSDDQLRAKTGEFKEKLAKARNRDDENQILDEILPEAFAVVREAGKRVLGMRHFDVQLLGGIILHTGQIAEMKTGEGKTLVSTLPAYLNALTGKGVHVITVNDYLARRDAEWMGQIHRFLGLSVGLIQQDMSPDARKKNYNCDVTYGTNSEMGFDYLRDNMATSMDEVVQRPFNYCIIDEVDSVLVDEARTPLIISGQVERPSQKYMRAAEVAQMMLKEEHYEVDEKGRNVLMTDEGFARAEELFGVQDLYDPNDPWAHFVFNALKAKELFIKDVNYIVGGGEVIIVDEFTGRVMPGRRWSDGLHQAIEAKERVDIQPETQTLATITYQNFFLLYPKLSGMTGTAKTEEAEFERIYNLQVTIIPTNRVTGRQDLPDVVYKTEEGKWTSIAEECADLHKEGRPVLVGTTSVEKSEILSNLLQQRKIPHNLLNAKPENVERESEIIAQAGRKGAVTISTNMAGRGTDIILGGNAEFMGRLKMREYLMPKIVKPDDERELAIAGVPGSRRPAAQGFDMSKKPKTWKVATQLFPTELSKSTEQKLKEAVDFAVGVHGERSLPELQAEDLLAVASEKAPTSDPVIQKLREVYNLIVKEYENFTKREHNEVVELGGLHVIGTERHESRRIDNQLRGRAGRQGDPGSTRFFLSLQDNLLRIFGGDRVAGLMDAFNVDEDMPIESRLLTRSLENAQRKVETYYYDIRKQVFEYDEVMNNQRRAIYAERRRVLEGQDLKEQVIKYGEQTMDDIVEAYINPDLPSEEWDLENLVSKAKEFVYLLADLTADQFVDLSVDEIKTFLHEQLRNAYDIKEAQVNQIRAGLMREAERFFILQQIDTLWREHLQQMDALRESVGLRSYGQKDPLIEYKSEGYELFLDMMTDIRRNVIYSMFQFQPQPMTA